In a genomic window of Gossypium arboreum isolate Shixiya-1 chromosome 7, ASM2569848v2, whole genome shotgun sequence:
- the LOC108477847 gene encoding uncharacterized protein LOC108477847, protein MGHVAHRCFYRYDSTYDDEPYPSRTHFVPSTVYQPTFQPFVVSSEGTPTALQASVASTIATTSIVTDPLWYPDSGATTHMTNDPVKFTNYNFYIGQGKVIVGNGNYTSISHIGESSISSGSHNFSINNLLYDLMTHRVLLQGIESNGLYQLLPTSSNEGYKYVDKTGRVYISRHVQFDEGVFPYVRLSSVPSVTNSNGSKSLSTLPIIIILPHIASHHSLDNTTIGFAVSPSIAAHIESSQPPSSINSNIFGDNDLFPNPSIPDDQNTSSSDFAPYLSPSNTHHMFTRSKADVNDCLRLKNPDESVAHNKVRLIPQAFSQIVGMDYHETFSPVVKANKVRTLFALVVSSKWKIRQVDVNNVFLNGLTEEVFMQQPPGFEVVDENDLEPLSYFLRIEVAKHGDSMHISQQKYARELLDKADMGNAKSISTPMEDCWRSPVSLHDRARNYVMYLPSDVHWTVVTRILRLQVNYVSRHDQVADILTKPLTTRSFSKFRDRLNVVALKELQHRNAGGILGKMNNKYNDQHNSSNYP, encoded by the exons ATGGGTCACGTTGCTCATAGGTGTTTTTACAGATATGACTCCACTTATGATGATGAG CCTTACCCATCTAGAACTCATTTTGTGCCCTCTACAGTTTATCAACCCACTTTCCAACCATTTGTTGTTTCGAGTGAAGGAACTCCAACTGCTCTGCAAGCTTCTGTTGCTTCTACCATAGCCACAACTAGTATTGTTACTGATCCGCTATGGTACCCCGATAGTGGTGCTACTACTCACATGACTAATGATCCAGTCAAGTTCACCAACTACAACTTCTACATTGGTCAAGGTAAAGTAATTGTTGGAAATGGTAATTACACCTCTATTTCTCATATTGGTGAATCCTCTATTTCTTCTGGTTCTCACAACTTCTCCATTAACAATCTGCTCTAT gatctgatgaCTCACAGGGTTTTGCTCCAAGGCATTGAGTCTAATGGGTTGTACCAGTTGTTGCCCACGTCCTCTAACGA AGGATACAAATATGTTGACAAGACTGGTCGAGTTTACATTTCCAGACATGTTCAGTTTGATGAAGGTGTTTTTCCTTATGTTAGACTTTCTTCGGTTCCTTCAGTTACCAATTCCAATGGTTCAAAATCCTTGTCTACTTTACcaattattataatacttcctcaTATTGCTTCTCATCACTCTTTAGACAATACGACCATTGGTTTTGCCGTGTCTCCCTCGATTGCTGCTCATATTGAGAGTTCCCAACCACCATCTTCTATAAACTCAAATATTTTTGGTGACAATGATCTGTTTCCAAATCCCTCTATACCTGATGATCAAAATACGTCGTCATCCGATTTTGCTCCTTATCTCTCTCCTAGCAACACCCATCACATGTTCACTAGGAGCAAGGCTG ATGTAAATGATTGTTTAAGACTAAAGAACCCTGATGAGAGTGTTGCTCACAACAAGGTCAGACTCATCCCTCAAGCCTTCTCCCAGATTGTTGGCATGGATTATCACGAAACCTTTAGCCCTGTTGTCAAGGCTAACAAGGTAAGAACATTGTTTGCCTTAGTCGTGTCAAGTAAGTGGAAGATTAGGCAGGTTGATGTCAATAACGTCTTCTTAAATGGCTTGACTGAGGAAGTCTTTATGCAACAACCACCAGGTTTCGAGGTAGTAGATGAAAATG ATTTGGAACCTCTTAGCTATTTTCTTAGAATTGAAGTAGCTAAGCATGGTGACAGTATGCATATTTCTCAGCAGAAGTATGCCCGAGAATTATTAGATAAGGCAGATATGGGAAATGCAAAATCAATTTCTACACCTATG GAAGATTGTTGGAGGTCTCCAGTATCTCTACATGACAGGGCTAGAAATTACGTTATGTATTTGCCTTCTGATGTCCATTGGACTGTTGTTACAAGAATTTTGAG GTTGCAAGTGAACTATGTCTCTAGACATGATCAAGTAGCTGATATCTTGACAAAACCATTGACTACTAGAAGTTTTTCCAAGTTTCGAGACAGGTTAAATGTTGTTGCTCTCAAAGAACTTCAACATCGCAATGCAGGGGGAATATTAGGAAAAATGAATAACAAATACAATGACCAGCACAACTCATCCAATTATCCATAG